The following proteins are encoded in a genomic region of Canis lupus familiaris isolate Mischka breed German Shepherd chromosome 6, alternate assembly UU_Cfam_GSD_1.0, whole genome shotgun sequence:
- the LOC119872207 gene encoding zinc finger protein 75A isoform X6 yields the protein MYFSQEEWELLDPTQKALYNDVMRENYETVISLALFVLPKPKVISYLEQGEEPWVQGPLEFKDSLGELPTGLKLKTDTENHQPVCLSDLEIQAPGDIVSKKTRVKVLQKMTGKENHGDTHRMGKWHRDFPIKKRKKLSSWKQELLKLMDLHKKARVGEKPFKCQECGKSFKVSSDLIKHQRIHTEEKPYKCQQCDKRFRWSSDLNKHLTTHQGIKPYKCSWCGKSFSQNTNLHTHQRTHTGEKPFTCHECGKKFSQNSHLIKHRRTHTGEQPYTCSVCRRNFSRRSSLLRHQKLHR from the exons ATGTATTTTTCCCAGGAAGAATGGGAGTTACTGGATCCCACTCAGAAGGCCCTCTACAATGATGTAATGCGAGAAAACTATGAGACTGTCATCTCTCTAG CATTATTTGTGCTCCCCAAACCTAAAGTGATCTCCTATCTAGAACAAGGAGAAGAGCCATGGGTTCAAGGGCCCTTGGAGTTCAAGGACAGTCTTGGAGAGCTGCCTACAG GGTTAAAGCTCAAAACTGACACTGAGAACCATCAGCCTGTATGTCTTTCTGACTTAGAAATACAGGCACCAGGAGACATCGTATCAAAAAAGACCAGAGTGAAAGTTCTCCAGAAAATGACAGGCAAGGAAAATCATGGTGATACACACAGGATGGGGAAGTGGCACCGAGATTTtcccataaagaaaagaaagaaactttcaaGCTGGAAACAAGAGTTGCTAAAACTTATGGATCTTCATAAGAAAGCCCGTGTTGGAGAAAAGCCATTTAAATGCCAGGAATGTGGGAAAAGCTTCAAAGTTAGCTCTGACCTTATTAAACACCAAAGAATTCACACTGAagagaaaccatataaatgtCAACAGTGTGATAAGAGGTTTAGATGGAGTTCTGATCTTAATAAGCACTTAACAACCCACCAAGGAATAAAACCATACAAATGCTCCTGGTGTGGGAAAAGCTTCAGTCAAAATACAAATCTACATACACACCAAagaactcacactggagagaagcccttTACATGTcatgaatgtggaaaaaaattcaGTCAGAACTCCCACCTTATTAAACATCGGAGAACCCACACAGGTGAGCAACCATATACTTGTAGCGTGTGCAGAAGAAACTTCAGCAGGAGATCAAGCCTTCTTAGACACCAGAAACTCCACCGCTAA